The genomic segment CGTCGGCCCCTTCATCGAGACCCCTTCAGCGACACCTGTCCCGCAAAGAGCTTCCTTAGAGCAAGGTTAGGATTTGCTTAACATGGAAGCGCGCCTCGTGGAAAGTGAGTGGCACTGGGCCGCTTGCTCCATTTTGGTACGCACAAAACGGCGATTTGCGCACGAAGTGCGTGCTCACTCAAACTCTCTCAAGAGGGAACCTCAATGTTGAAAAACGGTTGGGTTCGAATAGCCCTCTTGGCGGCGTTGGTGCTGCTCTTCCAGGGAACATGGGCACTGGCAGGCACGACCGGCGCGCTGAACGGAAGTGTGACGTTAAAGGACGGCACTCCGCTCGCTGGCGCGAAGGTCACAGCATCATCTCCGTCCGAGTCGGTTTCCACGACCACCGACAGCGGCGGTCATTTCACGTTCGTCTCG from the Candidatus Eremiobacteraceae bacterium genome contains:
- a CDS encoding carboxypeptidase-like regulatory domain-containing protein, with amino-acid sequence MLKNGWVRIALLAALVLLFQGTWALAGTTGALNGSVTLKDGTPLAGAKVTASSPSESVSTTTDSGGHFTFVSLQPDTYEVTASKDGYDTISQPGVSVFADNTQAVKLVTQASTKVLGHVTTTAASALVKAGTTSDVYSVNA